A single region of the Salvelinus sp. IW2-2015 linkage group LG20, ASM291031v2, whole genome shotgun sequence genome encodes:
- the LOC111981519 gene encoding NEDD8-conjugating enzyme Ubc12, protein MIKLFSLKQQKKDEESAGGNRTGAGGKKASAAQLRIQKDINELNLPKTCEIVFPDQDDLLNFKLIISPDEGFYKGGKFVFSFKVGQGYPHDPPKVKCETMVYHPNIDLEGNVCLNILREDWKPVLTVNSIIYGLQYLFLEPNPEDPLNKEAAEVLQTNRRLFEQNVQRSLRGGYVGATYFERCLK, encoded by the exons ATGATTAAGCTCTTTTCTCTGAAGCAGCAGAAGAAAGACGAGGAatctgctggaggaaacagaacaGGAGCCGGGGGTAAAAAAGCAAGCGCGGCCCAGCTTCGAATACAGAAAG ACATCAATGAGCTGAACCTCCCAAAGACGTGCGAGATCGTCTTCCCCGACCAAGATGATCTGCTCAACTTCAAGCTCATCATCTCACCAGACGAG GGATTTTACAAAGGGGGAAAGTTTGTCTTCAGCTTTAAG GTAGGACAGGGCTACCCTCATGATCCCCCGAAGGTCAAGTGTGAGACAATGGTGTACCACCCGAACATTGACCTGGAGGGCAATGTCTGCCTAAATATCTTGAG AGAGGACTGGAAGCCCGTGTTGACAGTAAACTCCATCATATATGGACTACAGTATCTATTTCTA GAGCCAAATCCAGAGGACCCTTTGAATAAAGAGGCGGCGGAGGTCCTGCAGACGAACCGACGGCTCTTTGAGCAGAATGTCCAGCGGTCGCTGCGGGGGGGCTATGTGGGCGCCACGTATTTTGAGCGGTGTCTCAAATAG